The Desulfocurvus vexinensis DSM 17965 genome segment CCCTTGGCTGGCCCTGGCCGGGGGCTTGGCGGCGCGTTTCGTGGCCGACGGCGACACCCTGGTGCTGGCCGATGGGCGCACCGTGCGCCTGGCGGGCATCGACAGCCCCGAGATGGGCCAGGGCGGCGCGCCGGACCAGTACTGCGCCGCCCGGGCCCGGGCGCGCCTGGAGGCGCTGATCCGGGGCCGGACCCTGGCCCTGGAGCCCGGCCCGCGCGGGCGCGACCGCTTCGGGCGCGTGCTGGCCGTGGTCCGCCTGGACGATGGCACCAGCCTGAACGAGGCCATGGTCCGCGAGGGGCTGGCCTTCGTCTACACCTTTGCGGACGACCCGCCGGGCCTGACGCGCGCGCTGCTGGCGGCGCAGGCCGAGGCCATGGACGCCGGGCGCGGCTTCTGGCCGCGCGTGCTGGCCCTGCCGGAGGCCGGGCGGCCCTGGGTGGGCAACATGCGCTCCATGCGCGCCTTCCCGGCGGGCAGCCCCGAGGCCAGCACCGTGGCCGCGAAAAACCGCGTGCCCCTGGCCGGGCTGGAGGAGGCCTTCCGCCGGGGGTTCAGCCCGGCCCGGCAGGTCAGCCCCTGGCCGGTCCAGGAGCCGGGCGGCTGACCCCGGGAAGCCCC includes the following:
- a CDS encoding thermonuclease family protein is translated as MKEKHCGALLLRAVFCVALLAVAVGPWLALAGGLAARFVADGDTLVLADGRTVRLAGIDSPEMGQGGAPDQYCAARARARLEALIRGRTLALEPGPRGRDRFGRVLAVVRLDDGTSLNEAMVREGLAFVYTFADDPPGLTRALLAAQAEAMDAGRGFWPRVLALPEAGRPWVGNMRSMRAFPAGSPEASTVAAKNRVPLAGLEEAFRRGFSPARQVSPWPVQEPGG